A single window of Girardinichthys multiradiatus isolate DD_20200921_A chromosome 15, DD_fGirMul_XY1, whole genome shotgun sequence DNA harbors:
- the fdft1 gene encoding squalene synthase isoform X2, whose product MDILKSLGHPEEIFNLFKFKMGGCRTVMPTLDYESMSDSLRSCYVYLNQTSRSFAAVIQALDGELRHAVCIFYLVLRALDTVEDDMTIPLEKKVPMLNNFHTYLYQEEWCFTESHEKDRQVLEDFPTISLEFRNLAEEYREVISDICHRMGVGMAEFLEKKVGSMKEWDQYCHYVAGLVGIGLSRLFSASQLEDPEVGRDTELANSMGLFLQKTNIIRDYLEDTQEGRAFWPREAWSQFASRLEDLAQPEKLESALSCLNLLVTDALRHVPDVIAYLSRLRNQSVFNFCAIPQVMAIATLSTCYNNPMVFQGVVKIRKGQAVTLMMEATNMRAVQTIIAQYSQEILKKVSLTDPSRDKTLHILALIQEKSNLPQPSLSSRSHHLSPMYLSAAMLLAALSWQYLSTTAAQAQGTGDMQ is encoded by the exons ATGGACATCCTGAAATCACTGGGACATCCGGAGGAGATATTCAACCTGTTTAAATTTAAGATGGGAGGATGCAGAACCGTTATGCCAACATTGGATTAT GAGTCCATGAGCGACAGCCTGCGGAGCTGCTACGTGTATCTGAACCAGACCAGCCGGAGCTTTGCGGCCGTGATTCAGGCGCTGGACGGAGAGCTGAG ACATGCAGTTTGCATCTTCTACCTGGTGCTTCGTGCACTGGACACAGTTGAGGACGACATGACCatccctctggagaagaaggtgCCCATGCTTAACAATTTCCACACGTACCTGTACCAGGAGGAGTGGTGCTTCACCGAGAGTCATGAGAAGGATCGTCAAGTTTTGGAGGATTTCCCTACG ATATCACTGGAATTTAGAAACCTTGCTGAGGAATACAGAGAGGTCATCTCGGATATCTGCCACCGGATGGGAGTTGGGATGGCTGAATTTTTGGAGAAGAAGGTGGGATCCATGAAGGAATGGGACCAG TACTGCCACTACGTTGCCGGTCTCGTTGGCATCGGTCTGTCACGGCTCTTCTCCGCCTCCCAGCTGGAGGATCCAGAAGTGGGACGGGACACGGAGCTGGCAAACTCAATGGGCCTGTTCCTCCAGAAAACCAACATCATCCGAGACTATCTGGAAGATACGCAGGAGGGACGGGCCTTCTGGCCAAGAGAG GCATGGAGCCAGTTTGCAAGTCGTCTCGAAGATCTGGCGCAGCCCGAGAAGCTAGAGTCGGCTCTGTCCTGCCTCAACCTGCTCGTCACCGATGCTCTGCGTCACGTCCCCGACGTCATCGCCTACCTGTCCCGGCTGCGCAACCAAAGCGTCTTCAATTTCTGTGCCATTCCACAA GTGATGGCAATAGCTACCCTTTCGACGTGCTACAACAACCCGATGGTGTTTCAGGGTGTGGTGAAGATCCGAAAGGGACAGGCTGTCACCCTCATGATGGAAGCCACCAACATGAGAGCTGTGCAGACCATCATCGCCCAGTACAGCCAGGAG attttaaaaaaggtCTCCCTCACCGATCCGTCACGGGACAAGACACTGCACATCCTGGCTTTAATCCAAGAGAAATCCAACCTTCCGCAACCCAGCCTGAGCTCCAGGAGCCACCACCTGTCTCCTATGTACCTGTCTGCTGCCATGCTGCTAGCTGCTCTAAGCTGGCAGTATCTCAGTACTACAGCTGCCCAGGCGCAGGGCACGGGAGACATGCAGTGA
- the fdft1 gene encoding squalene synthase isoform X1: MQISVCFQICGATSRPPKYFTTRSTLLRLSFTWIRGLKLPQAAWRPHGPCRLLTAGSGSSRRGFRMAGACCKCPVSLSVLKRSFSVAPRGCGTAASRSLLQGWRRRGERGLQEAARPCSAIRAAGFYRQTAFLCLSCQESMSDSLRSCYVYLNQTSRSFAAVIQALDGELRHAVCIFYLVLRALDTVEDDMTIPLEKKVPMLNNFHTYLYQEEWCFTESHEKDRQVLEDFPTISLEFRNLAEEYREVISDICHRMGVGMAEFLEKKVGSMKEWDQYCHYVAGLVGIGLSRLFSASQLEDPEVGRDTELANSMGLFLQKTNIIRDYLEDTQEGRAFWPREAWSQFASRLEDLAQPEKLESALSCLNLLVTDALRHVPDVIAYLSRLRNQSVFNFCAIPQVMAIATLSTCYNNPMVFQGVVKIRKGQAVTLMMEATNMRAVQTIIAQYSQEILKKVSLTDPSRDKTLHILALIQEKSNLPQPSLSSRSHHLSPMYLSAAMLLAALSWQYLSTTAAQAQGTGDMQ, encoded by the exons ATGCAGATATCAGTCTGCTTCCAGATCTGCGGAGCGACCTCACGCCctccaaaatattttacaacacGCTCGACCCTTCTCCGCTTGTCCTTTACATGGATTCGGGGTTTGAAACTTCCCCAAGCAGCGTGGCGTCCACATGGACCGTGTCGTCTCCTAACTGCAGGCTCAGGCTCTTCCCGTCGGGGTTTTCGCATGGCCGGAGCCTGCTGCAAGTGTCCGGTCTCTCTGTCTGTGTTAAAGCGCTCCTTCTCGGTGGCGCCGCGGGGCTGCGGCACCGCTGCTTCTCGGTCGCTCCTGCAGGGCTGGAGGAGGCGCGGGGAGAGGGGCCTGCAGGAGGCCGCCAGACCCTGTAGCGCCATCAGAGCTGCAGGCTTCTATCGACAAACAGCCTTTCTTTGTCTCTCCTGCCAGGAGTCCATGAGCGACAGCCTGCGGAGCTGCTACGTGTATCTGAACCAGACCAGCCGGAGCTTTGCGGCCGTGATTCAGGCGCTGGACGGAGAGCTGAG ACATGCAGTTTGCATCTTCTACCTGGTGCTTCGTGCACTGGACACAGTTGAGGACGACATGACCatccctctggagaagaaggtgCCCATGCTTAACAATTTCCACACGTACCTGTACCAGGAGGAGTGGTGCTTCACCGAGAGTCATGAGAAGGATCGTCAAGTTTTGGAGGATTTCCCTACG ATATCACTGGAATTTAGAAACCTTGCTGAGGAATACAGAGAGGTCATCTCGGATATCTGCCACCGGATGGGAGTTGGGATGGCTGAATTTTTGGAGAAGAAGGTGGGATCCATGAAGGAATGGGACCAG TACTGCCACTACGTTGCCGGTCTCGTTGGCATCGGTCTGTCACGGCTCTTCTCCGCCTCCCAGCTGGAGGATCCAGAAGTGGGACGGGACACGGAGCTGGCAAACTCAATGGGCCTGTTCCTCCAGAAAACCAACATCATCCGAGACTATCTGGAAGATACGCAGGAGGGACGGGCCTTCTGGCCAAGAGAG GCATGGAGCCAGTTTGCAAGTCGTCTCGAAGATCTGGCGCAGCCCGAGAAGCTAGAGTCGGCTCTGTCCTGCCTCAACCTGCTCGTCACCGATGCTCTGCGTCACGTCCCCGACGTCATCGCCTACCTGTCCCGGCTGCGCAACCAAAGCGTCTTCAATTTCTGTGCCATTCCACAA GTGATGGCAATAGCTACCCTTTCGACGTGCTACAACAACCCGATGGTGTTTCAGGGTGTGGTGAAGATCCGAAAGGGACAGGCTGTCACCCTCATGATGGAAGCCACCAACATGAGAGCTGTGCAGACCATCATCGCCCAGTACAGCCAGGAG attttaaaaaaggtCTCCCTCACCGATCCGTCACGGGACAAGACACTGCACATCCTGGCTTTAATCCAAGAGAAATCCAACCTTCCGCAACCCAGCCTGAGCTCCAGGAGCCACCACCTGTCTCCTATGTACCTGTCTGCTGCCATGCTGCTAGCTGCTCTAAGCTGGCAGTATCTCAGTACTACAGCTGCCCAGGCGCAGGGCACGGGAGACATGCAGTGA